In Exiguobacterium sibiricum 7-3, a genomic segment contains:
- a CDS encoding MetQ/NlpA family ABC transporter substrate-binding protein: protein MKKRYAFLATGLLGAGILAGCGDSSAKEETKSIKIGATSGPYSDMVKEAIQPGLEKKGYKVEIVEFSDYIQPNIALGSGDIDANLFQHSIYLKTFAKEKNLDLKGLITVPTAPMGLYSKSYKSLDDVKTGAEVATPNDPTNQARALNLLAEQGWIELKPDADPLTVSEKDIVKNPKKLVIKPLEAAQLPRAIESVDISAVPGNFALAAKFDLLDALALEKMDEQYRNLVAVKTADEKKQLAKDLTAVVESEDFNAVIEKSFKGFSKPEWAN, encoded by the coding sequence ATGAAAAAACGTTATGCCTTTTTAGCAACAGGATTACTGGGAGCCGGGATTCTTGCCGGCTGTGGCGACAGCAGTGCGAAAGAAGAAACCAAGTCGATTAAGATCGGTGCGACGAGCGGTCCTTACAGTGACATGGTCAAAGAAGCGATTCAGCCTGGTCTTGAAAAGAAAGGCTATAAAGTCGAAATCGTTGAATTCAGCGATTACATCCAGCCGAACATCGCGCTCGGCAGCGGCGACATCGACGCGAACTTGTTCCAACATTCGATCTATCTGAAGACGTTCGCGAAGGAAAAGAATCTCGATCTTAAAGGGCTGATCACTGTTCCGACGGCACCGATGGGCTTATACAGTAAATCCTATAAGTCGCTTGATGACGTCAAGACAGGCGCGGAAGTCGCAACACCAAACGATCCGACCAACCAAGCCCGCGCGTTAAACTTACTCGCTGAACAAGGCTGGATTGAGTTGAAGCCGGATGCTGATCCATTGACGGTTTCTGAAAAAGACATCGTCAAGAATCCGAAGAAACTCGTCATCAAACCACTTGAGGCAGCACAGTTGCCACGTGCCATCGAGAGTGTTGATATTTCTGCTGTTCCTGGAAACTTTGCCCTTGCTGCGAAATTCGATTTACTTGATGCATTAGCACTCGAGAAAATGGACGAGCAGTACCGTAACTTAGTTGCTGTCAAAACAGCAGATGAAAAGAAACAGCTCGCGAAAGACTTGACGGCTGTCGTGGAGTCAGAGGACTTTAACGCTGTCATCGAAAAGTCCTTTAAAGGCTTCAGTAAGCCCGAGTGGGCAAACTGA
- a CDS encoding methionine ABC transporter permease, translating into MWLERIETMLPDLTKALAETALMVGISLGFALVIGIPLGILLFITDRGLFFQNVAVRSILDFFVNIVRSLPFIILLVALIPLTQLLLDNTIGPTAASVSLSVAAIPFLARLVETSLREIPPGLIEAAEACGATPFRIIISALLPEALPGIIQAVTLTTISLIGFSAMAGIVGGGGVGDLAIRFGYYRYDNVVMIVTIIVLVVIVQSIQGLGNQLARRADKR; encoded by the coding sequence ATGTGGCTTGAACGAATCGAAACCATGTTACCGGATCTTACAAAAGCTTTAGCCGAGACGGCCCTGATGGTCGGGATTTCACTGGGCTTTGCCCTCGTCATCGGCATCCCGCTCGGAATTTTACTTTTCATCACGGACCGGGGACTGTTTTTCCAAAACGTCGCCGTTCGCAGCATCTTGGACTTTTTCGTTAATATCGTTCGTTCGTTACCGTTCATCATCTTGCTCGTCGCGCTGATTCCACTGACGCAATTGTTGCTCGACAATACGATTGGTCCGACAGCCGCTTCTGTCAGCTTAAGTGTTGCCGCCATTCCGTTCCTCGCCCGACTCGTCGAGACATCACTCCGTGAGATTCCACCGGGCTTGATCGAAGCTGCTGAGGCATGCGGCGCAACACCGTTTCGTATCATCATCAGCGCCCTGTTACCGGAAGCCCTTCCCGGAATCATCCAAGCGGTGACGTTGACGACGATCAGCCTGATCGGCTTTTCTGCCATGGCCGGCATCGTCGGCGGCGGCGGTGTCGGCGACCTCGCCATCCGCTTCGGTTATTACCGGTACGATAACGTCGTCATGATCGTGACGATCATCGTACTCGTCGTCATCGTCCAAAGTATTCAAGGACTCGGCAATCAACTTGCCCGCCGTGCTGATAAACGTTAA
- a CDS encoding methionine ABC transporter ATP-binding protein: MIEFKGITKRFVRDRTPIFALRDVNLTIQQGEIFGIIGESGAGKSTLLRLINGLETPTQGTVKVSGINLSDLSKGSLRELRLKIGMIFQHFQLIQSRNVSDNIAFALKAAGVKRSDFPSRIKELVALVGLEGFETNFPSQLSGGQKQRVGIARALANNPSVLLCDEATSALDPVTTLQILELLKDLNERLGLTIILITHEIDVVKQICHRVAVMAQGEVVEVASTYDLFSQPTHDVTKHYVDTALQIELPERILRTTPGKIIRLQFTGEKTGESTLSEAIKQFDISVSILHGKVDYIQNVAFGVLIVSLTGPTLHVNKALTWLEEQLHTLEVIQDVA, encoded by the coding sequence ATGATTGAATTTAAAGGCATCACCAAACGGTTCGTTCGTGACCGGACACCGATTTTCGCATTACGCGATGTCAACTTAACGATTCAGCAAGGTGAAATCTTTGGCATCATCGGTGAGTCCGGTGCCGGAAAAAGTACGTTACTCCGGTTGATTAATGGACTGGAGACGCCGACACAAGGAACGGTCAAAGTATCGGGCATCAACCTGTCCGACCTCTCAAAAGGCAGCTTACGCGAACTACGACTGAAGATCGGGATGATCTTTCAACACTTTCAACTGATTCAATCGCGGAACGTTTCCGACAACATTGCGTTCGCCTTAAAAGCAGCCGGCGTTAAACGCAGTGATTTCCCAAGCCGGATCAAAGAACTCGTCGCCCTGGTCGGACTTGAAGGATTCGAGACGAACTTTCCGAGCCAGCTCAGCGGTGGTCAAAAGCAACGGGTCGGGATTGCCCGCGCCCTTGCCAATAATCCGAGTGTCCTGTTGTGTGATGAAGCAACGTCAGCTCTTGATCCGGTCACGACACTGCAAATCCTGGAACTGCTGAAAGACTTGAATGAACGACTCGGCCTGACAATCATCCTCATCACCCACGAGATTGATGTCGTCAAACAAATCTGCCACCGCGTTGCCGTCATGGCGCAAGGCGAAGTCGTCGAAGTCGCAAGTACATACGACTTATTCAGTCAGCCGACCCATGATGTCACAAAACATTATGTCGATACGGCACTTCAAATTGAATTACCGGAACGCATCTTACGGACGACACCCGGTAAAATCATTCGCCTGCAATTCACGGGTGAGAAGACCGGCGAAAGTACGTTATCGGAAGCGATCAAACAGTTTGATATCTCCGTCAGTATTCTCCACGGCAAGGTCGATTATATCCAAAACGTCGCCTTCGGAGTCCTGATCGTCAGCTTGACTGGTCCGACGCTTCACGTGAATAAGGCCCTGACATGGCTTGAAGAACAACTCCACACACTTGAGGTGATCCAGGATGTGGCTTGA
- a CDS encoding aminotransferase class I/II-fold pyridoxal phosphate-dependent enzyme: MKHFAPSIAIDRLPAPVFAELAQRIGAVKAAGHDVITLGQGTPDQTTPVHILDALKEAINDAANLQYPPFRGHDFLKQAVADFYQTEFGVTIDPASEVAILLGSKAGIVALPQTIVNPGEGVIVPDPGYPDYLSGAALAGAYPITLPLLAENAFLPDYTLLDTTDVERARMLFLNYPSNPTGATATAEAFEQTVAFADANDICVVHDLAYGGISFDGPTRSFLQTEGAKDVGIELFSLSKRFNMSGFRIAFAIGNPSVISSIETYQEHLYVSAFTPIQHAATVALSSDQTCVRELSALYEARRDALFGKLQEIGWEGPVPGGSFFVWLPVPSGFTSQSFTDHLLDEAHVAVTPGHFFGEYGEGYVRISLIADADRLVEAAERIGQLNLFQQAVAE, from the coding sequence ATGAAACATTTTGCCCCATCGATTGCGATTGATCGGTTACCTGCTCCGGTCTTCGCCGAGCTTGCTCAGCGGATCGGTGCCGTCAAAGCCGCCGGCCACGATGTCATCACGCTTGGTCAGGGAACACCGGATCAGACGACACCTGTACATATTCTAGATGCTTTAAAAGAGGCGATTAATGACGCGGCAAACCTCCAGTATCCGCCGTTTCGCGGCCATGATTTCCTCAAACAGGCCGTTGCCGATTTTTATCAGACGGAGTTCGGCGTGACGATTGATCCCGCTTCTGAGGTCGCCATTCTGCTCGGCAGTAAAGCCGGTATCGTCGCTTTACCGCAAACCATCGTCAATCCCGGCGAAGGTGTCATCGTTCCGGATCCCGGCTATCCGGATTACTTATCCGGTGCAGCACTTGCCGGTGCTTACCCGATCACGTTACCGCTCCTTGCGGAAAATGCTTTTTTACCTGACTACACGTTACTCGATACGACGGATGTCGAACGGGCCCGGATGCTGTTCCTCAACTATCCGAGTAACCCGACCGGTGCGACGGCGACGGCGGAAGCCTTTGAGCAGACCGTTGCCTTCGCTGACGCAAACGATATTTGTGTCGTCCATGATTTGGCGTACGGCGGAATCAGCTTTGACGGTCCGACTAGAAGTTTCCTCCAGACAGAAGGGGCGAAAGACGTCGGAATTGAACTGTTTTCGTTATCGAAACGCTTTAACATGTCCGGTTTCCGGATTGCCTTTGCGATTGGTAATCCGTCCGTCATCTCAAGTATCGAGACGTACCAGGAACATTTATACGTCAGTGCCTTCACACCGATTCAGCACGCAGCGACCGTTGCTCTCTCCAGTGATCAAACATGCGTCCGTGAACTCAGTGCTCTGTACGAAGCCCGTCGTGATGCCTTGTTCGGTAAGTTACAGGAGATTGGTTGGGAAGGACCGGTTCCGGGTGGTTCATTCTTCGTCTGGTTACCCGTCCCGTCTGGTTTTACCTCACAAAGCTTTACCGACCATTTGCTTGACGAGGCCCATGTCGCCGTCACACCGGGACATTTCTTCGGGGAATACGGCGAAGGCTATGTCCGGATCAGCCTGATTGCTGATGCCGATCGATTGGTCGAAGCTGCCGAACGGATTGGTCAGCTCAATCTGTTTCAGCAAGCCGTTGCGGAATAA
- a CDS encoding alpha-glucosidase has translation MNRTWWKEAVVYQVYWRSFKDSDGDGMGDLRGVIEKLDYIASLGVDVIWLNPCYTSPDIDNGYDISDYYTIMEKAGTMSDLEELITAAHERNLKLILDLVVNHTSDQHAWFKESRSSRTNEKADWYIWQDGEKGTPPNNWRSYFAPSPWTWDETREQYYFHSFASEQPDLNWEHPAVREAVYSMMRWWADKGIDGFRMDVINLIKKRATYDDVADPLDLSYLGNQPGIHELLQEMHQEVLAGTDLFTVGEIPFVGPEDGLLYVGEERNELRTLFHFEVADDMETMDLPRFKQIQKRWHEALYPSGVASQFLNNHDHTRQVTRFGSERYRVESAKLLGLMLHTLPGIPYIYQGEEIGMTGIRFSDPESYQDVAFRNQYAERVATGESPGTVLSSMQLRARDNSRTPMQWNADKAAGFTVSIPWMTVNPNYREINVEAAEQDPDSVLAFYRKLIDLRKAHPVMVYGIYRDLAIQDPYLYVYERVLDGLVWRIVLNVHDEPVTTTFGLPEEQLILTNYDTSDRNRLAPYEARLYRYEMP, from the coding sequence ATGAATCGGACCTGGTGGAAAGAAGCTGTTGTCTATCAAGTATATTGGCGCAGTTTTAAGGACTCGGACGGAGATGGGATGGGCGATTTACGCGGGGTGATTGAAAAGTTGGATTACATCGCATCTCTTGGTGTCGATGTCATCTGGTTAAATCCCTGTTATACATCACCCGATATTGATAACGGGTACGATATTTCCGATTACTATACCATCATGGAAAAAGCGGGGACGATGTCCGACTTGGAAGAGTTGATTACAGCAGCTCATGAACGGAATCTGAAATTGATTCTTGATTTAGTCGTCAATCATACAAGTGATCAACATGCGTGGTTTAAGGAATCCCGCAGCAGTCGAACGAACGAGAAAGCCGATTGGTACATTTGGCAGGACGGGGAAAAAGGAACACCTCCGAATAACTGGCGGTCGTATTTTGCACCGAGCCCGTGGACATGGGATGAGACACGCGAGCAGTATTATTTCCACTCGTTTGCATCGGAGCAACCGGACTTGAACTGGGAACATCCGGCTGTCCGGGAAGCTGTTTATTCGATGATGCGCTGGTGGGCGGATAAAGGCATCGACGGTTTCCGGATGGACGTCATCAACCTGATCAAGAAACGGGCGACGTATGACGATGTCGCGGATCCTTTGGATTTATCGTACTTAGGGAACCAACCGGGCATTCACGAATTGTTGCAGGAGATGCACCAAGAAGTCCTGGCGGGAACGGACCTCTTTACGGTCGGTGAAATTCCGTTCGTCGGACCGGAAGACGGATTGCTGTACGTCGGTGAAGAACGGAATGAATTGCGGACGTTGTTTCATTTTGAGGTCGCAGATGATATGGAGACGATGGATTTGCCACGTTTCAAACAAATTCAAAAACGCTGGCATGAAGCACTTTATCCAAGCGGCGTCGCGTCCCAGTTTTTGAACAACCATGACCACACGCGTCAGGTGACGCGTTTCGGAAGCGAACGGTATCGCGTCGAAAGTGCCAAGTTGCTGGGGTTGATGCTCCATACGTTACCCGGCATCCCGTACATTTATCAAGGGGAAGAAATCGGTATGACCGGCATCCGTTTTTCTGATCCGGAGTCCTATCAGGACGTTGCGTTTCGGAATCAATACGCCGAGCGGGTTGCGACCGGCGAATCACCCGGAACGGTTCTGTCATCGATGCAGTTACGGGCACGTGACAACTCCCGGACACCGATGCAATGGAATGCGGATAAAGCAGCCGGTTTTACCGTTTCGATACCGTGGATGACGGTCAATCCGAACTACCGTGAAATCAACGTCGAAGCGGCAGAGCAGGATCCGGATTCCGTGCTGGCCTTTTACCGGAAATTAATTGACTTACGGAAAGCACATCCTGTCATGGTTTACGGCATTTATCGTGATTTAGCGATTCAAGATCCGTACTTGTATGTCTATGAACGGGTCCTTGACGGGTTGGTTTGGCGGATCGTGTTAAATGTCCATGATGAACCGGTTACGACGACGTTCGGATTACCGGAAGAACAGCTGATTTTAACGAATTATGACACGTCTGACAGGAATCGATTAGCACCGTATGAAGCCCGTTTGTATCGATACGAGATGCCGTAA
- a CDS encoding MBL fold metallo-hydrolase translates to MRISSIERLHQLQTTPSFFPVNCYLFEEADSLTLIDTGISLNAKAIYSVIKSFDKPLQSIILTHAHADHVGSLDFLASAFPLAEVSISYRDAALLSGDESLREGETTPLKGGIPKNIKTRPDRLLESGQQIGSLSVISSPGHTPGSISLWHEGSRTLIAGDAFQTQGGLAVSGDTRWQFPFPSLATWDKEVALQSAHQLTELTPDVLAVGHGPLVVAPSFDMRQAVDRFEQVLSSKKRNGYT, encoded by the coding sequence ATGCGTATTTCATCGATTGAACGGCTTCATCAACTGCAAACGACCCCGTCCTTTTTCCCGGTCAACTGTTACCTATTTGAAGAAGCAGACAGCCTTACCTTGATTGATACAGGAATCTCACTGAATGCCAAAGCCATCTATTCCGTCATCAAGTCTTTTGATAAACCGTTACAATCCATCATCTTGACCCACGCGCATGCCGATCATGTCGGTTCCCTTGATTTTTTAGCGAGTGCCTTCCCGCTCGCTGAAGTATCCATCAGTTATCGGGATGCCGCCCTGCTCAGTGGCGACGAATCGTTACGCGAAGGCGAAACGACACCTCTTAAAGGCGGCATTCCAAAAAACATCAAGACCCGTCCTGATCGGTTACTCGAAAGCGGTCAACAGATCGGCAGTTTAAGTGTCATCTCTTCTCCAGGGCATACACCGGGATCGATTTCCCTTTGGCACGAAGGCAGCCGGACCTTGATTGCCGGTGACGCCTTCCAAACCCAAGGCGGTTTAGCCGTCTCGGGTGATACAAGATGGCAGTTTCCCTTCCCGTCCCTTGCGACGTGGGATAAGGAAGTGGCGCTTCAATCGGCGCATCAGTTAACGGAATTGACACCGGACGTCCTGGCGGTTGGTCACGGACCGCTCGTTGTCGCACCGAGCTTTGACATGCGTCAGGCCGTCGATCGGTTCGAACAGGTCCTGTCCTCGAAAAAACGAAATGGTTATACTTGA
- a CDS encoding SMP-30/gluconolactonase/LRE family protein: MTVSLFIDVACKTGESPVYDAKTKRFYFVDIPGKLLFSYDLTTEALKPYQLPSAITSIALTDAPDFLRVTSAHGFGTFDLKEGHLSLETKLTLPASDRMNDGKLDPSGQYVAGSINEEDGETASLYRLRHDGSVDVLLENLTNSNGLVWSEDGKTLYHIDTPTKKVYAFDYAADQPLTNRRVAIDLENEDGFPDGMTKDTEGHVFIAHYAGSCLTRWNLDTGEKLAHIDFPVSNPTCPILYEDRLLVTSAADGDDQEHAGAVFEVTY; the protein is encoded by the coding sequence ATGACCGTTTCACTTTTTATCGATGTTGCATGTAAGACCGGGGAATCACCCGTGTACGACGCCAAAACAAAACGATTTTATTTCGTCGATATTCCGGGCAAACTTCTATTTTCATATGACTTAACGACAGAGGCTTTAAAACCTTACCAGTTACCAAGTGCCATCACATCGATCGCTTTGACGGATGCGCCGGATTTCCTTCGCGTCACGTCGGCACACGGTTTCGGAACGTTCGACTTAAAGGAAGGACACCTGTCCCTTGAAACCAAATTGACGCTTCCTGCTTCGGACCGGATGAACGATGGGAAACTCGATCCGTCGGGTCAGTATGTTGCCGGAAGCATCAATGAAGAAGACGGTGAGACGGCTTCACTCTACCGCCTGCGTCATGACGGCTCAGTCGACGTCCTCCTTGAAAACTTGACGAACTCGAACGGGCTCGTCTGGTCAGAGGATGGCAAGACGCTGTATCATATCGATACGCCGACGAAAAAAGTTTATGCTTTTGACTATGCAGCGGATCAGCCGTTGACGAACCGTCGCGTGGCGATCGACTTAGAGAACGAAGACGGTTTCCCGGACGGTATGACAAAAGATACGGAAGGTCATGTCTTCATCGCTCATTACGCCGGATCATGCCTAACGCGTTGGAATCTTGACACAGGCGAAAAACTTGCTCATATCGACTTCCCGGTTTCAAACCCGACCTGCCCGATTCTATATGAAGATCGTCTTTTGGTCACTTCAGCAGCAGACGGTGACGATCAAGAGCATGCAGGTGCCGTTTTCGAAGTCACGTATTGA
- a CDS encoding YceI family protein has translation MTTYQLDQDHSSITFSVKHMMISKVKGEFRDFTFEVSGEAHDLENASAVVTIPVATIDTRSNDRDTHLKSADFFDVEQYPNITYRVTSFKKHSGDEYEVTGDLTIKDVTRTETFKVEYEGSGVDPWGNTRSGFEVDGKIKREDYNLTWNVALEAGGVLVGSDVKFQLHLEFIHG, from the coding sequence ATGACTACGTATCAACTCGATCAGGACCACAGCTCCATTACATTCTCAGTCAAACACATGATGATTTCAAAAGTTAAAGGAGAATTCCGTGACTTTACCTTTGAGGTCAGCGGGGAAGCACACGATTTAGAAAACGCCTCTGCTGTCGTAACGATTCCGGTCGCTACAATCGACACGCGCAGCAACGATCGTGATACACATTTGAAATCAGCTGATTTCTTTGATGTCGAGCAGTATCCGAACATTACTTACCGTGTGACTTCGTTCAAAAAACACTCCGGTGATGAATACGAAGTGACCGGTGACTTGACGATTAAGGATGTCACGCGGACAGAAACGTTTAAGGTCGAGTATGAAGGCAGCGGTGTCGATCCTTGGGGCAATACCCGTTCCGGCTTTGAAGTCGATGGAAAAATCAAACGGGAAGACTACAATCTCACTTGGAACGTCGCCCTGGAAGCCGGTGGTGTATTGGTCGGCAGTGACGTGAAGTTCCAATTACACCTCGAGTTCATTCACGGATAA
- a CDS encoding metal-sensitive transcriptional regulator has protein sequence MDYDRKMKNRVSRIEGQLRGILRMMEEGQDCRDVITQLSAARSAIDRTIGVVVSSNLIECVKEAEQSGEGQTEELVKEAVNLLVKSR, from the coding sequence ATGGATTATGATCGGAAAATGAAGAACCGGGTCAGCCGCATCGAAGGGCAACTCCGCGGTATCTTACGGATGATGGAAGAAGGGCAGGATTGCCGTGATGTCATCACCCAACTGTCTGCTGCCCGCTCCGCCATCGACCGGACGATTGGTGTCGTCGTAAGCTCAAATTTGATTGAGTGTGTCAAAGAGGCGGAACAATCCGGCGAAGGACAGACCGAGGAATTGGTCAAGGAAGCCGTTAATTTACTGGTAAAAAGCCGCTAA
- a CDS encoding RNA polymerase sigma factor → MHTQSDESLYHEMRSGDEQALEVLYEKYERLLFSFAHRFTNNDRLSEEVIQEVWMKIWNGRVDFNTDKGKFSSWVLTITRNAALDCLRREKRQPTIEVEERDGGYDEPVERTVIERETASEVRDAVSELKPDQQELIELVYFKGMTQQQISDQLHVPLGTVKTRIRSAIQELRKILDGRER, encoded by the coding sequence ATGCATACTCAATCCGATGAATCGCTTTATCATGAGATGCGCAGTGGAGATGAACAGGCTCTCGAAGTACTGTATGAGAAGTACGAAAGGCTATTGTTCTCATTCGCTCATCGCTTTACGAATAATGATCGTTTATCAGAGGAAGTCATTCAAGAAGTCTGGATGAAGATATGGAACGGACGGGTCGATTTTAATACCGATAAAGGGAAGTTTTCCTCTTGGGTATTAACGATTACCCGCAATGCAGCGCTCGACTGTCTGAGACGTGAGAAACGCCAGCCGACGATTGAAGTCGAGGAGCGGGACGGCGGATATGATGAACCGGTCGAACGGACGGTCATCGAGCGTGAAACCGCATCTGAAGTCCGGGATGCCGTCAGTGAACTGAAACCAGATCAACAAGAGTTAATTGAACTCGTTTATTTTAAAGGAATGACCCAACAGCAAATCTCAGATCAGCTACATGTACCGCTCGGAACGGTAAAAACAAGAATCAGGAGTGCCATCCAGGAACTCCGGAAAATATTAGACGGGAGGGAACGTTGA
- a CDS encoding anti-sigma factor produces the protein MEERCHDLIDYFNGTLSAADRDAFEAHLATCDDCKQALQEMQDLMLPIAESLPERPIPTGMKSRILGEVLGSTNQESEPGTAPASKPVVQETDRVSELDAARSKKDKKPSVPLGWLMSIAAALILSLGANAYFLSQDESSPAEEFAMDEVKGMGNFESTASIKGSSMIFTKDDKEFMLVQLKDLPPLKEGELYQLWTIQGDTPRANGVIEQDGEAAAVFPVKGDGTIDAVAITVEPEPDLEKPTGEVVASVTL, from the coding sequence ATGGAAGAACGTTGTCATGATTTAATCGACTACTTCAACGGAACATTATCAGCTGCCGATCGCGACGCGTTCGAAGCACACTTGGCGACTTGTGATGACTGCAAACAGGCGCTTCAAGAGATGCAAGACTTGATGCTACCCATCGCGGAATCACTTCCGGAACGGCCAATACCAACAGGCATGAAGTCACGGATTCTCGGTGAGGTCCTTGGATCAACGAATCAAGAAAGCGAACCGGGAACAGCACCGGCTTCGAAACCGGTTGTTCAGGAGACCGACCGCGTTTCTGAACTTGATGCAGCACGCTCGAAAAAAGATAAAAAACCTTCTGTGCCACTCGGTTGGCTCATGAGTATCGCAGCAGCCTTAATCCTGTCGCTTGGTGCCAACGCATACTTTCTTTCGCAAGACGAATCTTCTCCAGCGGAAGAGTTTGCGATGGACGAAGTCAAAGGAATGGGCAACTTTGAAAGTACGGCCTCCATCAAGGGTTCGAGTATGATTTTTACGAAAGATGATAAAGAGTTCATGCTTGTCCAACTGAAGGATTTACCGCCACTTAAAGAGGGCGAGTTGTATCAACTATGGACGATTCAAGGCGATACTCCTCGTGCAAACGGTGTAATCGAACAGGATGGAGAAGCAGCAGCCGTCTTCCCGGTAAAAGGAGATGGAACGATTGATGCGGTTGCGATCACGGTTGAACCGGAACCGGACTTAGAAAAACCGACCGGTGAAGTCGTTGCCTCCGTCACGTTATAA